The following are encoded together in the Nocardioides okcheonensis genome:
- a CDS encoding ABC transporter substrate-binding protein: MTAAHRWIRGTRHRLVPGAAALVAASMLAACSSPGSGGAGEADTTVDPDAISTEVGDEEVEITLYDGAGLKAIDDALIEAFTEQYPNITVKTRFDPDDVQAQNAPRVLASDDPPDVARINALSDIVGNNQLTNLDPYAEAYGWNELPEGQLAMYRVDDEGVRGSGSQYTVASGFVLTGIYYNKDVAAELGVEPPTTLEELESTMAAAKDAGVTPIMSGNQTGGATFAVQMMMNNTVGKQPINDWVFNVPDATVDTPEALEAVEIVKGWVDDGYFNDDANGTDGTVALGRFVEGESLYFFSGSWDASALQDQMGDKVGFVLAPVGDSGSPLGMSDPVSNFGIPAQSDQKDAAAAFLNFLLSPEARQIVVDTGAGPSGVGDTPETEPGSLKAEVQDAFTQLVEADGQVQFVQNATSGINADWLSQTQELLAGRVSPADYLANIQGAYEEQLQ, from the coding sequence ATGACCGCTGCTCACCGTTGGATCCGCGGGACTCGTCACCGCCTCGTCCCGGGTGCTGCCGCGCTGGTTGCCGCCTCGATGCTCGCGGCGTGCTCGTCGCCGGGCAGCGGGGGCGCCGGCGAGGCCGACACGACCGTCGACCCCGACGCCATCAGCACCGAGGTCGGCGACGAGGAGGTGGAGATCACGCTCTACGACGGTGCCGGTCTGAAGGCCATCGACGACGCCCTCATCGAGGCCTTCACAGAGCAGTACCCCAACATCACCGTCAAGACCAGGTTCGACCCCGACGACGTGCAGGCCCAGAACGCACCCCGCGTGCTGGCCTCTGACGACCCGCCAGACGTCGCTCGCATCAATGCGCTGTCCGACATCGTTGGCAACAACCAGCTCACCAACCTCGACCCCTACGCGGAGGCGTACGGCTGGAACGAGCTTCCCGAGGGGCAGCTCGCGATGTATCGCGTCGACGACGAGGGCGTCCGCGGGTCCGGCTCTCAGTACACGGTCGCGAGCGGGTTCGTGCTGACGGGCATCTACTACAACAAGGACGTGGCCGCCGAGCTCGGCGTCGAGCCCCCGACGACGCTCGAGGAGCTCGAGTCGACCATGGCCGCCGCCAAGGACGCGGGTGTCACGCCCATCATGTCCGGCAACCAGACCGGCGGCGCGACCTTCGCGGTCCAGATGATGATGAACAACACGGTCGGCAAGCAGCCGATCAACGACTGGGTGTTCAACGTCCCCGACGCCACCGTCGACACCCCGGAGGCGCTCGAGGCGGTCGAGATCGTCAAGGGCTGGGTCGACGACGGCTACTTCAACGACGACGCCAACGGGACCGACGGCACGGTGGCGCTCGGACGCTTCGTCGAGGGCGAGTCCCTGTACTTCTTCTCCGGCAGCTGGGACGCCTCTGCCCTGCAGGACCAGATGGGTGACAAGGTCGGATTCGTCCTCGCACCCGTCGGTGACTCGGGTTCGCCGCTCGGCATGTCCGACCCGGTCTCGAACTTCGGCATCCCCGCGCAGTCCGACCAGAAGGACGCCGCGGCGGCGTTCTTGAACTTCCTGCTCTCGCCCGAGGCGCGCCAGATCGTCGTCGACACGGGAGCCGGCCCGAGCGGCGTCGGCGACACCCCCGAGACGGAGCCGGGCTCGCTCAAGGCCGAGGTGCAGGACGCCTTCACCCAGCTCGTGGAGGCGGACGGTCAGGTGCAGTTCGTGCAGAACGCCACGAGCGGCATCAACGCCGACTGGCTGTCGCAGACGCAGGAGCTCCTGGCGGGTCGGGTCAGCCCGGCCGACTACCTCGCCAACATCCAGGGCGCGTACGAGGAACAGCTCCAGTGA
- a CDS encoding LacI family DNA-binding transcriptional regulator codes for MFQEVGQSATVSGESHGHGRGCGAANRCLTRVRPMAAPDADDGASRSRRSPRRKESEAVPTFGSTHVNMEDIARAAGVSMATTSRALNGAYGVSEKTRARVLQVAAELSYVVSPAASALSGGSTGRVAVVVPHLSRWFFGEMLNGIESVLRQANLDLMLYHVGDAENRRSFFHDLPARRKVDAVLVVGIPVNPEEQERLALMGVGIVAAGGQSAPYPLVSIDDHKAGWQAMNHLLHLGHRRIAMIDAIDPHAVVWPIDGRALAYTEALRSVGVEPDPELLIRSPWGADEGAQAMAELLTLRELPTAVFVHSDEIAFGALRAIRQAGLRVPEDISVIGIDDHPLSAQVGLTSVRQEVFEQGQHAGRLVLGVLGHADGSHSSIIVPTRLVPRGSTTRLTDPD; via the coding sequence GTGTTCCAGGAGGTCGGCCAGAGCGCCACTGTGAGCGGCGAAAGTCACGGTCACGGGCGTGGCTGTGGTGCGGCGAACCGCTGCCTGACTAGAGTGAGACCTATGGCCGCCCCTGACGCCGACGACGGCGCCTCCCGCTCTCGCCGCTCACCTCGCCGTAAAGAGTCGGAAGCGGTTCCGACATTCGGCTCCACGCACGTGAACATGGAGGACATCGCGCGCGCCGCGGGCGTGTCCATGGCGACGACCTCGCGAGCGCTCAACGGTGCCTACGGCGTCTCGGAGAAGACCCGGGCGCGGGTCCTGCAGGTCGCGGCCGAGCTGTCCTACGTCGTGTCCCCAGCTGCGTCGGCGCTGTCCGGTGGGTCGACCGGCAGGGTCGCGGTGGTCGTCCCCCACCTGTCGCGGTGGTTCTTCGGGGAGATGCTGAACGGCATCGAGTCGGTCCTCCGGCAGGCCAACCTCGACCTCATGCTCTACCACGTCGGAGACGCGGAGAACCGGCGCTCGTTCTTCCACGACCTGCCCGCGCGCCGCAAGGTGGACGCCGTCCTGGTGGTCGGCATCCCGGTCAACCCCGAGGAACAGGAACGACTCGCGCTCATGGGCGTGGGCATCGTGGCGGCCGGCGGTCAGTCGGCCCCGTACCCGTTGGTCAGCATCGACGACCACAAGGCCGGCTGGCAGGCGATGAACCACCTGCTCCACCTTGGTCACCGCCGGATCGCCATGATCGACGCGATCGACCCCCACGCGGTGGTGTGGCCGATCGACGGCCGTGCCCTTGCCTACACCGAGGCGCTGAGGTCCGTCGGTGTCGAACCGGACCCGGAGCTCCTGATCCGGTCACCGTGGGGCGCCGACGAGGGGGCACAGGCCATGGCCGAGCTGTTGACCCTGCGTGAGCTCCCGACGGCGGTCTTCGTGCACTCCGACGAGATCGCCTTCGGCGCCCTGCGAGCCATCCGGCAGGCTGGCCTCCGTGTTCCCGAGGACATCTCGGTCATCGGCATCGACGACCACCCTCTCTCCGCGCAGGTCGGGTTGACGTCGGTTCGGCAAGAAGTGTTCGAGCAGGGTCAGCACGCGGGCCGGCTTGTCCTCGGCGTGCTTGGCCACGCGGATGGCTCCCACTCCTCGATCATCGTGCCGACCCGGTTAGTGCCCCGTGGCAGCACCACGCGCCTGACTGACCCCGACTAG
- a CDS encoding helix-turn-helix transcriptional regulator produces MISETTRDTTDKSTTPSLGDDVLSLSELCTQLHVTAQTIYDLRSQGRGPRGFRLGRELRFRKREIDAWLSRLESEDDQHHYPGRR; encoded by the coding sequence ATGATTTCCGAGACGACTCGAGACACCACCGACAAGTCCACGACGCCGTCCCTCGGTGACGACGTCCTGTCCCTGTCCGAGCTGTGCACGCAGCTGCACGTCACCGCGCAGACGATCTACGACCTGCGCAGCCAAGGCCGCGGTCCCCGCGGCTTCCGGCTCGGGCGCGAGCTGCGGTTCCGGAAGCGTGAGATCGACGCCTGGCTGTCGCGCCTCGAGAGCGAGGACGACCAGCACCACTACCCAGGTCGGCGCTGA
- a CDS encoding carbohydrate ABC transporter permease has product MSSILGTARVGEAVGGPVGGRARPRSRRTTSWSGWLFALPALVMYVVFVLRPIVTAFQYSFYDWDGITASEFVGIENYRRVLTEPELLGTIGHSFFLIIFFTLIPVTGGLLIAALLQELKLRGLVTTARTLLFLPQIIPGAAAAIAWVWMFSSNGAVNQLLRAIGLESLTRAWLGDFTWALPSVGVIGSWLGLGFCTILLISGMGKIDGSIYEAARLDGAGFFNTFRSVTLPGLRHEIGVCVTITIIAALASFDIVLMSTQGGPGSSTMVPGVLIYQLGFTESRVGLASAVGIVLTVLILAVILPIQRFFREV; this is encoded by the coding sequence GTGAGCAGCATCCTCGGCACCGCACGCGTGGGTGAGGCCGTGGGCGGGCCCGTGGGCGGGCGCGCCCGGCCTCGATCCCGGCGGACCACCAGCTGGAGCGGATGGCTCTTCGCCCTTCCTGCGCTGGTCATGTACGTGGTGTTCGTCCTGCGCCCGATCGTGACCGCCTTCCAGTACTCGTTCTACGACTGGGACGGCATCACGGCCTCGGAGTTCGTGGGGATCGAGAACTACCGCCGCGTGCTCACCGAGCCGGAGCTGCTGGGGACCATCGGGCACTCGTTCTTCCTCATCATCTTCTTCACCCTGATCCCCGTCACAGGTGGCCTGCTGATCGCGGCACTGCTGCAGGAGCTCAAGCTCCGCGGGCTCGTCACCACGGCGCGCACACTGCTCTTCCTGCCCCAGATCATCCCGGGGGCGGCCGCAGCGATCGCGTGGGTGTGGATGTTCTCCTCCAACGGCGCCGTCAACCAGCTCCTGCGTGCGATCGGCCTCGAGAGCCTCACGCGAGCCTGGCTCGGTGACTTCACCTGGGCGCTGCCCTCGGTCGGTGTCATCGGCAGCTGGCTCGGACTGGGGTTCTGCACCATCCTCCTGATCTCCGGGATGGGCAAGATCGACGGATCGATCTACGAGGCAGCCCGCCTCGACGGCGCCGGCTTCTTCAACACCTTCCGATCGGTGACGCTCCCCGGACTGCGTCACGAGATCGGGGTGTGCGTCACGATCACGATCATCGCCGCTCTCGCCAGCTTCGACATCGTCCTCATGTCGACGCAGGGCGGGCCCGGCAGCTCGACCATGGTTCCCGGGGTCCTGATCTACCAGCTCGGCTTCACGGAGTCACGCGTCGGACTGGCCAGCGCCGTCGGCATCGTGCTCACGGTCCTCATCCTGGCCGTCATCCTGCCCATCCAGCGGTTCTTCAGGGAGGTGTGA
- a CDS encoding glycoside hydrolase family 13 protein, with the protein MSTSTRHDDAWWRTAVIYEIYPRSFTDANGDGHGDLPGITSRLPYLRDLGVDAIWIAPWYPSPMADGGYDVSDYTGIHPLYGTLDDARQLLEEAHRHGLRVLIDLVANHTSNQHPWFRAALASAPGSRERDRYIFRPGKGEGGHEPPNNWISAFRGSAWTRVPGSSDDSGEYYMHTFAPEQPDLNWESEDVRLAFDDILRFWLDLGVDGFRVDAAPAMGKKAGLPDAVYSRDLQFQSSEWVDNPHWDVDTLHEVMRRWRALIDTYGPDKVFVAEAVVSGPERLAAYLRPDELHTAFNFPYVHASWDPAELRTVIDDALDALDLVGAPATWAMSSHDEIRHLTRFGRDVGGAPLELEDRAISDVALGRRRARAAIFLTLALPGGAYLYQGEELGLPEVEDLPAEVLQDPVFHRSGGRIRGRDGCRVPLPWSGRTQPFGFSPPDVTPWLPQPAAWAELSVDAQDGEPGSMLTLYRRLLALRRGISDLRDPGLTWIDSPESVLHFRRGASFECVVNLGSAPIKLIDVPVLISTRGESERELPADAAAWLMAD; encoded by the coding sequence ATGTCGACGTCCACGCGTCACGACGACGCATGGTGGCGCACCGCCGTCATCTACGAGATCTACCCACGCAGCTTCACCGACGCCAACGGCGACGGTCATGGAGACCTGCCCGGGATCACCAGCCGGCTGCCGTACCTGCGCGACCTCGGGGTCGACGCCATCTGGATCGCGCCGTGGTACCCCTCGCCGATGGCCGACGGCGGGTACGACGTCTCGGACTACACCGGCATCCACCCGCTGTACGGCACCCTCGACGATGCGCGACAGCTGCTCGAGGAGGCACACCGGCACGGTCTGCGGGTCCTCATCGACCTCGTCGCGAACCACACGTCGAACCAACACCCGTGGTTCCGCGCCGCGCTGGCATCGGCACCCGGGTCGCGCGAACGCGATCGGTACATCTTCCGACCCGGTAAGGGCGAAGGAGGTCACGAGCCGCCCAACAACTGGATCAGCGCGTTCCGCGGCTCGGCGTGGACGAGGGTGCCCGGCTCGTCGGACGACTCCGGGGAGTACTACATGCACACCTTCGCTCCGGAGCAGCCCGACCTGAACTGGGAGTCCGAGGACGTCAGGCTCGCCTTCGACGACATCCTGCGGTTCTGGCTGGACCTGGGCGTGGACGGTTTCCGCGTCGATGCGGCGCCTGCGATGGGCAAGAAGGCCGGCCTCCCGGACGCGGTGTACTCCCGCGACCTGCAGTTCCAGTCCTCCGAATGGGTCGACAACCCGCACTGGGACGTCGACACCCTGCACGAGGTCATGCGCCGGTGGCGAGCCCTCATCGACACCTACGGCCCAGACAAGGTCTTCGTGGCGGAGGCGGTCGTGAGCGGTCCCGAGCGCCTCGCCGCGTACCTGCGACCCGACGAGCTGCACACGGCGTTCAACTTCCCCTACGTGCACGCCAGCTGGGACCCGGCCGAGCTGCGCACCGTGATCGACGACGCCCTGGACGCGCTCGACCTGGTCGGCGCCCCGGCCACCTGGGCGATGTCCAGCCACGACGAGATCCGCCACCTGACGCGCTTCGGACGAGACGTCGGAGGAGCACCACTCGAGCTGGAGGACAGGGCGATCAGCGACGTGGCTCTCGGCCGTCGTCGCGCCCGAGCCGCCATCTTCCTCACGCTCGCACTCCCCGGCGGTGCGTACCTGTACCAGGGCGAGGAGCTCGGCCTCCCAGAGGTCGAGGACCTGCCTGCGGAGGTCCTCCAGGACCCCGTCTTCCACCGCTCGGGCGGCAGGATCCGTGGCCGTGACGGCTGTCGCGTCCCGCTCCCGTGGTCCGGCCGCACGCAGCCCTTCGGGTTCTCCCCGCCGGACGTCACGCCGTGGCTGCCGCAGCCGGCGGCGTGGGCGGAGCTCTCCGTTGATGCACAGGACGGTGAGCCTGGGTCCATGCTCACCCTGTATCGCCGACTCCTGGCGTTGCGACGTGGGATCTCCGACCTCCGCGACCCCGGCCTGACCTGGATCGACTCGCCCGAGAGCGTCCTGCACTTCCGTCGGGGGGCGAGCTTCGAGTGCGTCGTCAACCTCGGCAGCGCGCCGATCAAGCTCATTGACGTGCCAGTCCTGATCAGCACTCGGGGCGAGTCCGAGCGTGAACTGCCTGCCGATGCAGCTGCTTGGCTGATGGCGGATTGA
- a CDS encoding GNAT family N-acetyltransferase: MTAPGWPARLESHGVVVRALRRGDARAWQEVRTRNHEWLSPWDATVPPGAEPRPSSYRVVVRSLLHQAAQGRCLPFVIEVGGRFVGQVTVSNVARGSAQWGSIGYWVSADVAGRGIAPRAVAMVIDHCLGPVGLHRVEICVRPENSSSLRVVEKLGLMEVGFAPRFLHIDGDWRDHRIFAVTREEAPAGVEVRLATHQSHQ; this comes from the coding sequence ATGACCGCACCTGGCTGGCCCGCTCGTCTGGAGTCCCACGGCGTCGTCGTGCGCGCGCTGCGTCGCGGCGACGCCCGCGCCTGGCAGGAGGTGCGCACCCGCAACCACGAGTGGCTCAGCCCGTGGGACGCGACGGTGCCGCCGGGCGCGGAGCCGCGCCCCTCGTCCTACCGCGTGGTGGTGCGGTCCCTGCTGCACCAGGCCGCGCAGGGGCGCTGCCTGCCCTTCGTGATCGAGGTCGGCGGCCGCTTCGTCGGCCAGGTCACGGTCAGCAACGTCGCGCGCGGCTCCGCCCAGTGGGGCTCGATCGGCTACTGGGTCAGCGCCGACGTGGCCGGTCGCGGCATCGCACCTCGGGCCGTCGCGATGGTGATCGACCACTGCCTCGGCCCGGTCGGGCTGCACCGCGTGGAGATCTGTGTCCGTCCGGAGAACTCCAGCTCGCTGCGGGTGGTGGAGAAGCTCGGCCTGATGGAGGTCGGCTTCGCGCCGCGCTTCCTGCACATCGACGGCGACTGGCGCGACCACCGGATCTTCGCGGTCACCCGCGAGGAGGCCCCTGCGGGCGTCGAGGTGAGGCTGGCGACACACCAGTCACACCAGTAG
- the sepX gene encoding divisome protein SepX/GlpR: MDLSALIFVALAVAWAVYLIPKALKHHDEVVRSRSVEKFSHTMRVLARREPVDRRNARLVVAPIKAALRPPVETKARAAVEPVVEPVATPVTAPARRTPSPQAERAAARRAAKRRRNVLGVLLLANAVVVGLAVASVVAWPWTAVPGGLLVAWLVACRVSVRRERARRSTRSAIEVGVPSRPAPVIPAEHGTDETEATGDPVVAVVEVATPATAEREAVAAAEAPAVTTGEIPVVGGWEMVPTTLPTYVSKPAAQRRTVSTIDLDSTGVWSSGRSDEDSALARSAEESARSARESEERRRASGA; this comes from the coding sequence GTGGACCTGAGCGCGCTGATCTTCGTGGCCCTTGCCGTCGCGTGGGCCGTCTACCTGATCCCCAAGGCCCTCAAGCACCACGACGAGGTCGTCCGCAGTCGCTCGGTCGAGAAGTTCTCCCACACCATGCGCGTGCTCGCGCGCCGGGAGCCGGTCGACCGTCGCAACGCCCGCCTCGTCGTCGCACCGATCAAGGCCGCCCTCCGCCCGCCGGTCGAGACCAAGGCCCGCGCGGCCGTCGAGCCGGTGGTCGAGCCCGTGGCCACCCCGGTCACCGCCCCCGCCCGTCGTACGCCGTCCCCGCAGGCCGAGCGTGCCGCCGCGCGTCGTGCCGCGAAGCGCCGCCGCAACGTCCTCGGCGTCCTGCTGCTCGCCAACGCCGTCGTCGTCGGCCTCGCGGTCGCCTCCGTCGTCGCCTGGCCGTGGACCGCCGTCCCCGGCGGCCTGCTGGTGGCCTGGCTGGTCGCCTGCCGGGTCTCGGTGCGCCGTGAGCGGGCCCGACGCTCCACCCGATCGGCGATCGAGGTCGGCGTCCCGTCGCGACCCGCACCGGTCATCCCGGCCGAGCACGGCACCGACGAGACCGAGGCGACCGGCGACCCGGTGGTCGCCGTGGTCGAGGTCGCCACGCCGGCCACGGCCGAGCGCGAGGCGGTCGCCGCCGCCGAGGCGCCCGCCGTGACCACCGGTGAGATCCCGGTCGTGGGCGGCTGGGAGATGGTCCCCACGACGCTCCCGACCTACGTCAGCAAGCCCGCCGCGCAGCGCCGCACGGTCTCCACCATCGACCTCGACTCCACCGGCGTGTGGTCGAGCGGTCGCAGCGACGAGGACTCCGCCCTCGCCCGCTCCGCGGAGGAGTCCGCCCGCTCCGCGCGGGAGTCCGAGGAGCGGCGCCGGGCCTCCGGCGCCTGA
- a CDS encoding carbohydrate ABC transporter permease gives MRSVRERFPGVLLLVVTMLFCIFPLVSMLSAALQPQGSVPSGISWPSDPQWHNFADAWKVADITPLLVSSLILVAGVVPLAALFATMAGYALGQLKVPGGNVFFVLLLFGLTLPQEATIVPLYYQMRDYGLLNSRLGLILALVGGFMPFAVFWMRAHFMSIPKDLTEATAIDGASTWKSFRYVQIPLAIPAISSMCLLLFLWTWNNFLQAITLIDEPSHRTMAGALLNFVGQYSTDVVLLNAGSLIIMAPTIIVFLVFQRQFSKAMLAGAVKG, from the coding sequence ATGCGATCGGTGCGCGAGAGATTTCCCGGCGTCCTCCTGCTCGTCGTGACGATGCTGTTCTGCATCTTCCCCCTCGTCTCCATGCTCTCCGCGGCCCTCCAGCCGCAGGGCTCCGTGCCGTCCGGCATCAGCTGGCCCAGCGACCCGCAGTGGCACAACTTCGCCGACGCGTGGAAGGTCGCCGACATCACCCCTCTGCTCGTCTCGAGCCTCATCCTGGTGGCCGGTGTGGTTCCGCTGGCGGCGCTGTTCGCGACGATGGCCGGGTACGCCCTCGGGCAGCTGAAGGTTCCTGGCGGGAACGTCTTCTTCGTCCTCCTCCTCTTCGGGCTGACCCTTCCCCAGGAGGCGACGATCGTCCCCCTCTACTACCAGATGAGGGACTACGGCCTGCTGAACTCCCGGCTCGGGCTCATCCTCGCTCTCGTGGGCGGGTTCATGCCGTTCGCCGTGTTCTGGATGCGGGCGCACTTCATGTCCATCCCCAAGGACCTCACGGAGGCCACGGCGATCGACGGTGCCAGCACGTGGAAGTCATTCCGCTACGTCCAGATCCCGCTCGCCATCCCGGCCATCTCGTCGATGTGCCTCCTGCTGTTCCTGTGGACCTGGAACAACTTCCTCCAGGCGATCACGCTCATCGACGAACCGTCGCACCGCACGATGGCCGGCGCTCTGCTCAACTTCGTGGGCCAGTACTCGACCGACGTGGTGCTCCTGAACGCCGGGTCGCTGATCATCATGGCGCCCACGATCATCGTGTTCCTGGTCTTCCAACGGCAGTTCTCCAAGGCCATGCTGGCCGGCGCCGTCAAGGGCTGA
- a CDS encoding tyrosine-type recombinase/integrase: MIAETRVRDDDGRLRQVRISARSRAQATKILKERLLNRPRFGAASLLTPQSSFGDLVDAWLAQLEAQTLAENTKQNYRDQVRLHVLPAFEHFSLAEGTSARIGDI, from the coding sequence GTGATCGCCGAGACCCGCGTGCGCGACGACGACGGACGTCTACGCCAGGTCCGGATCTCAGCACGAAGCCGGGCGCAGGCGACCAAAATCCTCAAGGAGCGACTGCTCAACCGACCTCGCTTCGGCGCCGCCTCGTTGCTGACGCCACAGAGCAGCTTCGGGGATCTCGTCGACGCGTGGCTGGCCCAGCTCGAGGCCCAAACGCTCGCCGAGAACACCAAGCAGAACTACCGCGACCAGGTGCGCCTGCACGTGCTGCCCGCCTTCGAGCACTTCTCATTGGCCGAGGGGACTTCTGCACGGATAGGTGACATCTGA
- a CDS encoding MogA/MoaB family molybdenum cofactor biosynthesis protein yields the protein MEPVSLRAAVVVASNRAASGVYADETGPLIVAWLRERGFACEEPAVVPDGDPVREAVAAAVAGGARVVLTTGGTGLTPTDRTPEATRPLLDREVPGIAEAIRAAGVAQGVPSAMLSRGVAGIVGDCLVVNLPGSRGGVKDGLGVLDPVVRHAVEQVVGSDH from the coding sequence ATGGAGCCGGTGAGCCTGCGCGCCGCCGTGGTGGTGGCCTCCAACCGCGCGGCGTCGGGTGTCTACGCCGACGAGACCGGCCCGCTGATCGTCGCGTGGCTGCGCGAGCGCGGCTTCGCGTGCGAGGAGCCCGCCGTGGTGCCCGACGGCGACCCGGTGCGCGAGGCCGTCGCGGCGGCCGTGGCCGGCGGCGCCCGGGTCGTGCTGACCACCGGCGGCACCGGACTCACCCCGACCGACCGCACGCCCGAGGCGACCCGGCCGCTGCTGGACCGCGAGGTCCCCGGGATCGCCGAGGCGATCCGCGCGGCGGGTGTCGCGCAGGGGGTGCCGAGCGCCATGCTGTCGCGGGGCGTCGCCGGCATCGTCGGCGACTGCCTCGTGGTCAACCTGCCCGGCTCGCGCGGAGGCGTGAAGGACGGCCTCGGCGTGCTCGACCCGGTGGTGCGCCACGCGGTCGAGCAGGTCGTCGGCAGCGACCACTGA